Genomic DNA from Lacipirellulaceae bacterium:
GCGAGTTACCTGAGGGACAACCCCTGCAAAAAGTGCTCGAAGCGGCTGCCGGTCTTACCCGGCTGGAAGCCGAAGGAGCCATGAGCCTATCGCTCATTCGCCACGGTCAGTTGCAACCCGAAACGCTATGGCACCTGAAGAGCCAGCAGCTAAAAAAGAGTCGCCTGTTAACGCTTCACGAAGGGAACGAGTCTTTCTCCAGTCTCGGGGGTCTTCAGGCGCTCAAGGCGTTCTGTCTCCAGGCGCTACGCTCGCAGCAGACGACACTGCAAGCCAAGGGGGTGCTGCTACTCTCACCGCCCGGCTGTGGCAAATCGGCTTTCTGCAAAGCACTGGGCAATGAGGTGGGCCGCCCCACACTTCGCCTCGATATGGGCGCCCTGATGGGCTCGCTGGTGGGACAGAGTGAAGCCAACCTGCGCCGCGCTTTGGCACAGGCCGAAGCGATGGCACCCTGCGTGCTCATGATCGATGAGATTGAGAAGGGCCTAGCAGGGTCTAATACCGGTGCCGCCGATAGCGGCGTCTCGGCCCGCCTGTTCGGAACGCTCCTGAGTTGGCTGGCTGATCGAGAGCCGGACGTGTTTGTGGTGGCCACCGCCAATCAGATTGAGCCGCTGCCTGCCGAACTGACCCGCGCCGAGCGTTTTGATGGGGTGTTCTTTGTCGATTTGCCAGGCGCAGAGGAACGGCAGGCAATCTGGTCGATTCACCGCACGGAGTTTCAGATCGGTGACGAACAGTCGCTACCTACCGACACGGACTGGACGGGTGCGGAGATTCGCGCCTGTTGCCGCTTGGCCAAACTACTGGGCAACTCCCTAGCAGAGACCGCCCAGCAAGTCGTGCCGGTGGCGGTGTCCTCAGCAGAATCAATCAGTAAGCTGCGCCGGTGGGCCAGCGGACGCTGTCTGTCCGCCAACCAGCCGGGGATTTACCAGACAACAACCGTTGCCAACGGACAACGACGACGTGGGCTAAACATCAAGCCTTCGGCGAACTAGTTCACAACCGGAAAGCGACAACCTGGAGGACTATCCGATGCCCCGTGATCCGGCTGAGCTGTCTCATGAATCGCTCGCTCATATTGTCCGCCTAGTACAGCAATGGCTCTATCGAGAGGAGCTCGCTGACGGCACGCTCCGCTGGAACCTCGACAAAGAGTGGGGTGCCGTGGACGTCTGCTGCGATCTGGCCGCGCTGCTCGAAAGTTACGGACTTATTCCACCCGCTGCGGAGGACAGCTCCACAAAAACTTCACCCTCATACTCAGAAAGGAGCCGCCATGACACTCATGCTCGAAGAGACGACCGATGAGACAACTGACGAGCAACGGTCCCACGAAGGAGAGAATGGTCCAGGCAGCCGGCTAAGACAGACCATGGTTGGCGTACGCCTGTCGATCTCTTGGTTGGGGCTCCGGCGGAGTCTCACCCGGGAGCAGAAATCCCAAGCAGCGCGAGCCTTTGAAGCCAGTAGCGACTATGTGGCCGCCAGCAAGAAGCTGCTCGATACCAAGTCGCCCGCGTTTCAGGCGGTGACCGCAATCCGGACCCGCGCTACGGCACTCTGGAAAGGGATGTCATTACCATTCCCCGTGGCCGGCTTGCGGCTGATGCGCGCAGAGGACGTGGAGACGTTCGATGGGCGGATGCGCGATCTGAGTGGCGAGCTTCGTGAAGCGGTTGCCAAGCTGGAGCATGAGTACGAAGACCTGCGGACCGCTGCCCGGGAGCGACTCGGTTCGCTCTATGACCGCTCGGACTATCCGCTTTCGCTGAGTGAGGAGTTCGCCCTGGAGTGGGAGTTTCCCACAGTCGAGCCGCCCGATTACCTCCGGCGACTCAATCCCGAGCTCTATCGCCGCGAGTGTCAGCGGGTAGCACACCAATTCGACCAGGCAGTCGAACTGGCCGAGCAGGCCTTTCTGGCTGAGTTCTCGGAGCTGATCGCTCATCTGGGTGAACGCCTCTCGGGGGCCGCCGATGGAAAACCAAAAGTGTTTCGGGATACGGCCGTGGAAAAACTGCACACGTTCTTCGCACGGTTCAGTCATCTGAATATCGGTAGCGATGAGCAACTCGAGCAACTGGTCGACCAATCGCAGCAACTGCTCCAAGGCGTTCAGCCGCAGCAGCTGCGCTCCGATGCGAGCCTACGCAAGCACATCAGCAGCGAGCTCCGGCAGGTCGAGTCCAGCCTATCCGACCTGATGACCGACCGACCCCGCCGGCATCTGCTGCGCGAGCCCAAGTAAATGGAGCTGCCAATGCAATTGATCATTGATCCCCGCGGCG
This window encodes:
- a CDS encoding AAA family ATPase translates to MRLTNSLSEHVRACFSGIWVETAEPEEALTEIRTLCEQQAWHLAHWNLETGLTLSGQGTAPDANLTAEDPLTAVRAASELASADTPALLVLENFHRFLQSSEIVQALAEQLNLGKQQRTFLVVLAPTVELPLELEKRFVVLQHSLPDREQLLTIARELATEPGELPEGQPLQKVLEAAAGLTRLEAEGAMSLSLIRHGQLQPETLWHLKSQQLKKSRLLTLHEGNESFSSLGGLQALKAFCLQALRSQQTTLQAKGVLLLSPPGCGKSAFCKALGNEVGRPTLRLDMGALMGSLVGQSEANLRRALAQAEAMAPCVLMIDEIEKGLAGSNTGAADSGVSARLFGTLLSWLADREPDVFVVATANQIEPLPAELTRAERFDGVFFVDLPGAEERQAIWSIHRTEFQIGDEQSLPTDTDWTGAEIRACCRLAKLLGNSLAETAQQVVPVAVSSAESISKLRRWASGRCLSANQPGIYQTTTVANGQRRRGLNIKPSAN